A DNA window from Betta splendens chromosome 6, fBetSpl5.4, whole genome shotgun sequence contains the following coding sequences:
- the LOC114857055 gene encoding solute carrier family 45 member 3: MPGWRSQWRLVLLNSLTCGLEICVAAGITYVPPLLLEAGVEERYMTMVLGIGPVLGLLLIPVIGSASDHCNSSYGRRRPFIWLLSLGVLVALFIIPHADVLAARLAWGGHTLQVGFLILGVGLLDFCGQVCFTPLEALLSDLYRDEEDCGQAFAMFSFMVSFGGCVGYLLPSLDWSRSLLSVYLGGQAECLFSLLIIIFVSSVLITMKVSEEPSFPSSGLAGPGSLLESGPGAMEAGRYGLPRSCCYLLKCKLRLLKSGPLLCLLRTCWSMTPTIYRSYCHVPWVMRQLCVAQLCSWVAVMSFMLFYTDFVGEGLYGGVPSALPGSLSRQRYDEGIRMGSMGLFLQCATSTFFSLVMSRLVRQFGSRCVYVSSMVSFTASTLVICLSKSVVLVTVMAALTGYAYAALQTLPYTLTCQYHKEKEIYMPKRKTKSIHKNGFTTKRDAAYVEQKGGLSPTNGSTYGQAFFSQDPYEYYHSPHNQDGSPHGAGDSEHEEADLGYEKRGVGLDFAILDSTFLLSQVFPTLFMGMIVQFTQSVTAYIACSAIFGAAAIYLASEIVFDQKDLKS; encoded by the exons ATGCCTGGATGGAGGTCTCAGTGGCGTCTTGTCCTGTTGAACTCCCTGACCTGTGGCCTGGAGATCTGTGTGGCAGCTGGGATCACATACGTGCCcccactgctgctggaggctggagtGGAGGAGCGCTACATGACCATGGTGCTAG GCATTGGTCCAGTGCTTGGTCTTCTGCTCATCCCTGTGATCGGCTCTGCCAGTGACCACTGCAACAGCAGCTATGGCAGAAGGAGGCCTTTCATCTGGCTGCTGTCTTTGGGAGTCCTTGTTGCACTTTTCATCATTCCCCACGCTGACGTCCTGGCTGCGCGTCTTGCCTGGGGCGGCCACACACTACAG gTGGGCTTCCTTATTCTTGGTGTGGGGCTCCTCGACTTCTGCGGACAAGTGTGCTTCACACCGTTGGAGGCTCTGTTGTCAGACCTGTATCGAGACGAGGAGGACTGCGGCCAAGCGTTTGCCATGTTTTCTTTCATGGTCAGCTTCGGAGGCTGCGTGGGTTACCTGCTTCCTTCTCTGGACTGGAGTCGCAGTCTGCTCTCTGTTTATCTAGGGGGCCAAGCAGAGTGCCTCTTCTCGCTCCTCATTATCATCTTCGTCTCCAGCGTGCTCATCACCATGAAGGTGTCCGAGGAACCCTCATTTCCCAGCAGCGGGCTGGCCGGGCCCGGGTCTTTGCTGGAGTCGGGACCCGGTGCGATGGAGGCCGGCCGCTATGGCTTGCCACGCTCGTGCTGCTACCTGTTGAAGTGCAAGCTGCGACTGCTGAAGTCTGGGCCCCTGCTGTGCTTGCTGAGAACATGCTGGTCCATGACCCCAACCATCTACAGGAGCTACTGCCATGTGCCGTGGGTGAtgaggcagctgtgtgtggctcagctctgcagctgggTGGCTGTCATGTCTTTTATGCTTTTTTACACGGACTTTGTGGGAGAAGGCCTGTACGGGGGCGTGCCCAGCGCGTTACCAGGAAGTCTGTCCAGGCAAAGATACGATGAAG GGATCCGCATGGGCAGCATGGGTCTGTTCCTGCAGTGTGCTACCTCAACCTTCTTCTCCCTGGTCATGAGCCGCTTGGTTCGCCAGTTCGGCTCACGGTGCGTCTACGTGAGCAGTATGGTGAGCTTCACAGCCTCCACCTTGGTCATCTGTCTGTCCAAAAGCGTCGTCTTGGTGACGGTGATGGCGGCTCTAACTGGCTACGCGTACGCAGCGCTGCAGACTTTGCCTTACACACTTACCTGCCAGTACCACAAGGAAAAGGAG ATCTACATGCCAAAAAGGAAAACCAAAAGCATACATAAGAATGGGTTCACAACCAAGCGGGATGCTGCGTATGTGGAGCAGAAGGGGGGGCTGAGCCCCACCAACGGAAGCACGTACGGACAGGCTTTCTTCAGCCAGGACCCCTATGAGTACTACCACAGTCCACACAACCAGGACGGCTCCCCCCACGGCGCCGGTGACTCCGAGCACGAGGAGGCAGACCTGGGATACGAGAAGCGCGGTGTGGGCTTGGATTTCGCCATCCTGGAcagcaccttcctcctctctcaggTTTTTCCCACTCTCTTCATGGGCATGATCGTTCAGTTCACGCAGTCCGTCACTGCCTACATCGCCTGCTCCGCCATCTTCGGTGCTGCCGCCATCTACCTGGCCAGTGAAATTGTATTCGACCAAAAGGACCTCAAAAGCTGA
- the LOC114857058 gene encoding fibroblast growth factor 4B-like isoform X1 has product MAVAQRFLVSMSCEAGTPHWTLTAAVLLGFLLGIVSAYPLPSSRTNATLLEKRWETLFSRSVLGISGEKPEQNWESDYLLGIKRVRRLYCNVGIGFHLQILPDGRINGVHNENQYSLIEISTVERGVVSLYGVKTELFVAMNSRGRLYGTVDSLPRRVQVQGEFAPEQLQRVRVAGVQRLLHRPQQAWPREEGQQGHHCHDCDALPTPNMTSKNKKKRETRNNKLICTCGVFPR; this is encoded by the exons ATGGCCGTTGCGCAAAGGTTCCTCGTCAGTATGTCCTGCGAGGCCGGCACGCCGCACTGGACGCTGACCGCCGCGGTTCTCCTGGGCTTCCTGCTGGGGATCGTGTCAGCGTACCCGCTACCGAGCAGCAGGACAAACGCAACTTTACTGGAGAAACGATGGGAAACCCTCTTCTCCCGCTCGGTGCTGGGGATCTCCGGGGAGAAACCGGAGCAGAACTGGGAGAGTGACTATCTGCTGGGCATCAAAAGAGTGCGGAGGCTCTACTGCAACGTGGGCATCGGGTTTCACCTTCAGATCCTCCCCGACGGCAGGATAAACGGTGTACATAATGAAAACCAGTACA GTCTAATAGAGATCTccactgtggagagaggagTGGTGAGTCTCTACGGGGTGAAGACGGAGTTGTTTGTCGCAATGAACAGCCGTGGGAGGTTGTACGGAACGGTAG ACAGTCTTCCACGACGAGTGCAAGTTCAAGGAGAGTTTGCTCCCGAACAACTACAACGCGTACGAGTCGCTGGTGTACAGAGGCTCCTACATCGCCCTCAGCAAGCATGGCCGCGTGAAGAGGGGCAACAAGGCCACCACTGCCATGACTGTGACGCACTTCCTACCCCGAATATGacgagcaaaaacaaaaaaaaaagagaaacacgcAATAACAAACTTATTTGCACATGTGGAGTATTTCCCAGGTAA
- the LOC114857058 gene encoding fibroblast growth factor 6-like isoform X2 — translation MAVAQRFLVSMSCEAGTPHWTLTAAVLLGFLLGIVSAYPLPSSRTNATLLEKRWETLFSRSVLGISGEKPEQNWESDYLLGIKRVRRLYCNVGIGFHLQILPDGRINGVHNENQYSLIEISTVERGVVSLYGVKTELFVAMNSRGRLYGTTVFHDECKFKESLLPNNYNAYESLVYRGSYIALSKHGRVKRGNKATTAMTVTHFLPRI, via the exons ATGGCCGTTGCGCAAAGGTTCCTCGTCAGTATGTCCTGCGAGGCCGGCACGCCGCACTGGACGCTGACCGCCGCGGTTCTCCTGGGCTTCCTGCTGGGGATCGTGTCAGCGTACCCGCTACCGAGCAGCAGGACAAACGCAACTTTACTGGAGAAACGATGGGAAACCCTCTTCTCCCGCTCGGTGCTGGGGATCTCCGGGGAGAAACCGGAGCAGAACTGGGAGAGTGACTATCTGCTGGGCATCAAAAGAGTGCGGAGGCTCTACTGCAACGTGGGCATCGGGTTTCACCTTCAGATCCTCCCCGACGGCAGGATAAACGGTGTACATAATGAAAACCAGTACA GTCTAATAGAGATCTccactgtggagagaggagTGGTGAGTCTCTACGGGGTGAAGACGGAGTTGTTTGTCGCAATGAACAGCCGTGGGAGGTTGTACGGAACG ACAGTCTTCCACGACGAGTGCAAGTTCAAGGAGAGTTTGCTCCCGAACAACTACAACGCGTACGAGTCGCTGGTGTACAGAGGCTCCTACATCGCCCTCAGCAAGCATGGCCGCGTGAAGAGGGGCAACAAGGCCACCACTGCCATGACTGTGACGCACTTCCTACCCCGAATATGa